The genomic region GTATGAGAAAACCCAATTTAAATACGTGTTAGCTTACCTAACTTTTTATGGATGGGGTGCGATAAAAATAAAATCTTTGGAAAGTTTTCATGGGGCGATCGCGCGGCTTCCGCTAACAATGGTAGAAAGAGTTGTGGCACAATGAAAGCCGAGGCGGGAAAGTTGGTGTCAATGGAAGATTTTGCGAAATACTATAGAGTGCTAGGATTGGAGCCTGGAGCCTCTCTAGAAGAGGTCAATCAGGCTTATAAAGACTTGGTTTTTGTCTGGCATCCCGACCGCATTCCTCAAGACAACGAGCGCTTGCAAAATAAGGCACACGAGAAACTTCAAGCGATTAATGAGGCGCGGGAGAAGTTGCGTTCTTCTCAAACTTCCCAAAATGGAGCGGCGCGATCGCGGTATTCTCAAACTCAAACGTCGAATGGGAATGGCTACGGGTATTCTTCGCAACAAACGCGCTCTAGAACTGCTACCAACGGCTACAGCAATGGCAGTTCGTCCTATCGCTATTCTCAGACATCGAACGGCTACGGCTACTCCCAGCAGGCGAGAGGCACCTCTCGGCAGTCCCAAGCCTATAACAACTATTCCCAAGATCCCAGAAATTATAGCGCCTATCCGCGCGATCGCGCGCCTCGCTACACCGAACAACGCACCACCTCCCCACCCAAAACCCCTCGCCAATCTAGACCCGATTTGAGCGACGCAGATTTAAGCGGTATGGATTTAAAGGAAAAAGACCTTTCTCGCCGCAATTTGAGTCGCGCTAATTTAAGCCATGCGGATTTAAGCGATGGTTTTTTGCATCAAGTCAACTTTGAAGAAGCAAATCTTTACAAAGCAAAGCTCTTTCGCGCCAATTTGCTCGAAGCGAATCTCAGGAATGCCAATTTACAAGAAGCGAATTTAGTCGGTGCAGATTTAAGCGGTGCGGATTTGAGCGGCGCAAACTTGAAAGGTGCAAAAATGGGTTCGGAAAATAAGTGGTTTGTCAAAATGACAGGGACGATCTTAACTGGAGCAATTTTACCCGATGGAACCCGATATTCTCGCTGACGGCTGAGTTTAAATAGGTTAGGAAAGTGCGGTTAGAACTCAAACGGTTTCATATTCTCCCAGGACATAAGGTAAATTTACAAGATGTCACTTGGCAAGAGTTTGAGGAGATTTTGCGGGAGTTAGGCGAACATCGTAGCGCGCGAGTTGCTTACAATCGCGGACTATTAGAAATCATGACCCCTCTACCCGGACACGAAGCCGATAAATTATTTATTACTAACTTCATTGAGATTTTGCTCGAAGAACTCGATATTGACTTTTATCCCTTGAGTTCAACAACTTTTAAAAATGAGCTAATGCACCAAGACATTGAGCCAGATAACTGTTTTTATATCAAACATGAAGCCGCAGTAAGAGGTAAGAACTGCTTAGATTCAACAATAGATCCGCCGCCAGATTTAGCATTGGAAATTGATGTTACTTCTCGCACCCATCGGAGTATTTACCAAACTTTGGGAGTTCCCGAATTGTGGCGTTTTGAGAAAGGCAAGTTACAGATTAATACTTTAAAAGAGGAGAAGTATATCGAGGTAAAAAATAGTCCAACTTTCCCAAAATTCCCCCTAGTTGATGCAATTCCCCTGTATTTGAGTCGGGTGAAGGCAGAAGGAAGGAATAGGACAATGAAAGCGCTTAGAGTTTGGGTAAGGGAGCAAAATTAATGTGGCGTTTCTCCCAACTCAAGAAAGACATTGAGCTTTCTGCTTACCATTGTATATTTTGATTGGCGCGATCGCGATCGGAAAACAAAACCTTTCTCGATTTTAACAAAGCTTCAAACTTATTAAAGGGTAATGGAGGACTGAATAAATAACCTTGAATTGCATCGCACTGCTGCTCCTTGAGTATCCTTAATTCCGCCTCTGTTTCGACTCCTTCTCCAACAACTTTAAAACTAAGGCTATGGGACATTTGGACAATTGCGGTTGTGATGGCCGCATTATTTAAATTTCGATCGATATCGCGGACAAAACACTGATCGATTTTTAAGATATCAAAAGGAAACTGTTGTAAATATTTCAAAGAAGAATATCCCGTTCCAAAATCATCAATTGAAATACTAATTCCCAAAGACTTAAATCCCTCTAACCGTTTCTTCGCAATAATTGGATCTTGAATAAGACTGCTTTCTGTTAACTCTAACTCCAGATTTTGAGGGCGAATTTTTGTGTGGGCTAAGATATCAATAACCCGTTGCCGAAAATTGAGTTGATTGAATTGGCGACTTGAAAGATTGACTGCAACTCGCAAAGATTCAAATCCAGCTTGATGTAATTTCTTTGCGTCTTGACAAGCTTGCTCCAACACTCCTTCGCCAATAGGTTCGATTAAACCGACTTCCTCCGCTAAAGGTAAAAATACGCCAGGAGAAATAAAGCCTTTACTCGGATGTTTCCAGCGTAAGAGTGCTTCGCAACCAATGATTTTCCCGGTTTTCAAACTGACTTGCGGTTGATAGTAAACCTGAAATTCTTCCCGCTTCATCGCATG from Lusitaniella coriacea LEGE 07157 harbors:
- a CDS encoding pentapeptide repeat-containing protein, with protein sequence MEDFAKYYRVLGLEPGASLEEVNQAYKDLVFVWHPDRIPQDNERLQNKAHEKLQAINEAREKLRSSQTSQNGAARSRYSQTQTSNGNGYGYSSQQTRSRTATNGYSNGSSSYRYSQTSNGYGYSQQARGTSRQSQAYNNYSQDPRNYSAYPRDRAPRYTEQRTTSPPKTPRQSRPDLSDADLSGMDLKEKDLSRRNLSRANLSHADLSDGFLHQVNFEEANLYKAKLFRANLLEANLRNANLQEANLVGADLSGADLSGANLKGAKMGSENKWFVKMTGTILTGAILPDGTRYSR
- a CDS encoding Uma2 family endonuclease — encoded protein: MRLELKRFHILPGHKVNLQDVTWQEFEEILRELGEHRSARVAYNRGLLEIMTPLPGHEADKLFITNFIEILLEELDIDFYPLSSTTFKNELMHQDIEPDNCFYIKHEAAVRGKNCLDSTIDPPPDLALEIDVTSRTHRSIYQTLGVPELWRFEKGKLQINTLKEEKYIEVKNSPTFPKFPLVDAIPLYLSRVKAEGRNRTMKALRVWVREQN